In a genomic window of Zerene cesonia ecotype Mississippi chromosome Z, Zerene_cesonia_1.1, whole genome shotgun sequence:
- the LOC119835730 gene encoding frequenin-1, which translates to MYFYFVSVTEKEIRLWHKGFLKDCPNGLLTEQGFIKIYKQFFPQGDPSKFASLVFRVFDENNDGSIEFEEFIRALSVTSRGNLDEKLHWAFRLYDVDNDGYITRDEMYNIVDAIYQMVGQTPQPEDENTPQKRVDKIFDQMDKNHDDRLTLEEFREGSKADPRIVQALSLGGD; encoded by the exons atgtatttttattttgtttcagttaCAGAGAAGGAGATAAGGCTCTG gcACAAAGGATTCCTCAAAGACTGCCCCAACGGTCTATTAACTGAGCAG gGATTCATCAAGATCTACAAGCAGTTTTTCCCTCAAGGTGATCCGAGTAAATTTGCCTCACTCGTCTTTCGAGTTTTCGATGAAAACAAC GATGGGTCAATAGAATTCGAGGAGTTTATAAGAGCTTTATCGGTGACATCGAGAGGAAATCTCGACGAAAAATTGCATT GGGCTTTTCGTCTCTACGACGTGGACAACGACGGGTACATAACACGGGACGAAATGTATAACATAGTGGACGCTATATACCAGATGGTG GGGCAAACTCCGCAGCCAGAAGACGAGAACACTCCGCAAAAACGCGTGgacaaaatatttgatcaaATGGACAAGAATCACGACGACCGTCTCACGCTCGAGGAGTTCCGTGAGGGCAGCAAGGCTGATCCCCGCATTGTCCAAGCTCTGTCTCTTGGGGGAGATTAA
- the LOC119835729 gene encoding uncharacterized protein LOC119835729, giving the protein MAWLSYKFVVLVIAASVYCAPEGYNYNKPNVPLQLPIQTQDSQQAAPQQAGQIFQKTVSYSISHEDYEYLKHQKDEQAQNGALINNPIPHQPLINQLDTAVANTILEADANKETIVQNSDSSLYNIQNNIQLFNSQISPPVYHENVPPVLQLQPPAITPNNYYAQAQINNVALNSQNGIQQIVNIQNGASNELDVHGNSSPVNVQIASGQNFQNNVQPLIPVQGFQPFTNVNGPQYNPPSNEVSAPVITKHIYFHVPPPDVEEVQRIPSPPPPKKTYKILFIKLPAQASASNANQLQSSLRAAAPIEEKTLIYVLVKKPEEQQVIVTNPPKLSEHEVLFVNYRDNPITETEEIERVVEIPQRNSRVNSQTLQPGSDLKQIKPTSGALRAYP; this is encoded by the exons ATGGCTTggttatcatataaatttgtcGTATTG gTCATCGCAGCATCGGTATATTGTGCTCCCGAGGGTTATAACTACAATAAGCCAAATGTTCCATTGCAGTTGCCTATTCAAACTCAAGATTCTCAACAGGCAGCTCCCCAGCAGGCTGGACAGATCTTCCAAAAGACCGTGTCGTATTCCATTTCACACGAAGactatgaatatttgaaacacCAGAAAGATGAACAAGCTCAAAATGGCGCGCTTATCAACAACCCGATACCGCACCAGCCGCTGATCAATCAATTGGACACAGCAGTCGCAAATACAATACTCGAAGCTGACGCGAATAAAGAAACGATCGTACAAAACAGTGATTCGTCTTTgtacaatatacaaaacaatatacagTTATTCAACTCGCAAATTAGTCCGCCCGTATATCATGAAAATGTACCTCCCGTACTTCAATTACAACCCCCGGCTATAACTCCAAACAACTATTATGCTCaagcacaaataaataatgttgccCTGAATTCCCAAAACGGTATTCAACAAAtagttaatattcaaaatggtGCTTCTAATGAGCTCGATGTGCACGGCAATTCTTCGCCAGTAAACGTACAGATTGCATCAGGTCAGAATTTCCAAAATAATGTGCAGCCGTTAATACCGGTGCAAGGCTTCCAGCcatttacaaatgtaaatgGCCCGCAATATAATCCACCATCCAATGAGGTCAGTGCGCCAGTCATtactaaacatatttatttccacGTGCCACCTCCGGATGTTGAAGAAGTACAACGTATACCCAGCCCTCCACCGCCAAAGAAAACTTATAagattctatttataaaactccCTGCTCAAGCCTCCGCTTCTAATGCTAATCAACTACAATCAAGTCTCAGGGCAGCCGCGCCTATAGAAGAGAAAACTCTTATATATGTCTTAGTTAAAAAGCCCGAAGAGCAACAAGTGATTGTTACCAATCCACCAAAACTATCAGAACACGAAGtgttgtttgttaattatagAGATAATCCAATAACAGAGACGGAGGAGATAGAAAGAGTTGTGGAAATACCTCAAAGGAACAGTCGAGTAAATTCACAAACACTGCAGCCCGG GTCTGATCTGAAGCAGATAAAACCAACTTCCGGCGCTTTGAGGGCCTACCCCTGA
- the LOC119835728 gene encoding uncharacterized protein LOC119835728 has protein sequence MCKTNRKKIKLLVFIVFTTAQSFPIYNGFSINFSPMLNKEEPKPKTFGSLFAKIPQELPKSTQESLSQAIFSNAGYLGAGCTNQIAKILFPTKNSPDILNNITSWTNGNFINIPILKQPVDDYKILIAAAPPNVKINKGDDSRPLLVYIVFPNEDNNTDVAKMTIPTVYFVNKIRGVMDMETKLRLDPVLLVDHNRTVTKLKSREIAKFVKFKNKKINHFDSNH, from the exons ATGTGTAAAACGAATCGTAAGAAAATC AAATTACTCGTCTTCATCGTGTTTACCACAGCACAAAGTTTTCCGATATATAACGGGTTCTCTATCAATTTCAGCCCAATGTTAAACAAAGAGGAACCAAAGCCGAAGACGTTTGGGTCTCTCTTCGCGAAAATACCCCAAGAATTACCAAAGAGCACCCAAGAAAGCCTCTCCCAAGCGATATTCTCGAACGCCGGATACCTCGGTGCCGGTTGTACCAATCAAATCGCTAAAATCCTCTTCCCCACAAAAAATTCACCCGACATACTAAATAACATAACCTCGTGGACCAACGGAAATTTTATCAACATACCAATTTTGAAGCAGCCCGTCGatgattacaaaatattaattgccGCTGCGCCACCTAAcgtgaaaattaataaaggtgACGATAGCCGGCCTTTACTGGTGTACATCGTTTTCCCGAATGAAGACAACAACACGGACGTTGCGAAAATGACGATACCGACTGTGTACTTCGTTAATAAAATACGAGGGGTTATGGATATGGAGACCAAATTGAGGTTGGACCCTGTTCTGCTAGTCGATCACAACAGGACCGTGACGAAATTGAAAAGTAGGGAAATAGCAAAGTTcgttaagtttaaaaataaaaagattaaccATTTTGATTCGAATCACTGA